The Triticum aestivum cultivar Chinese Spring chromosome 5A, IWGSC CS RefSeq v2.1, whole genome shotgun sequence genomic sequence gattgggacaataccggatcaccgggaggttttcggaaccccccgggaggtatatgggccttattgggccttagtggaaaggaggggaaaggagcaagggagggggcgcgcccccccaagcccaatccgaattgggaggggggctgccgcccccctttccttcctccctccttccccttccttccctctcctactcctaataggaaaaaggggagtcctactcccggtgggagttggactcccccccttgggcgcgccatcctccttggtcggccccctcctccactcctttatatacggaggcagggggcaccccatagacacaacaattgatcattgatctcttagctgtgtgcggtgcccccctccatcataatcctcgataatattgtagcggtgcttaggcaaagccttgcgacagtagaacatcaagatcgtcaccatgccgtcgtgctgacggaactcatccccgacactttgctagatcggagtccggggatcgtcatcgagctgaacgtgtgctagaactcggaggtgccatagtttcggtgcttgatcggtcgggccgtgaagacgtacgactacatcaaccgcgttgtgctaacgcttccgcttccagtctacgagggtacgtagacaacactctcccctctcgtttctatgcatcaccatgatcttgcgtttgcgtaggaatttttttgaaattactacgttccccaacactaaggtCCGAACACCTCGATCATGGTagttgcaaacctgaccatggcatctccGCATATGCTCTTGGACATCCGTAGGTACTCTTCCCATGAATCAGCAGCCATGCCATATGCAAGCATTCAGAGTGCGGCCGTGCACTTCTGGTAACTAGAGAAGCCAATCGTTCCCACGACGTCCTTCTTcaggatgaagtagtcatcataggaccGGACGCCATGGTACAAATGACCGAAGACAGTCTTGCGCGTCCAAAAACACCGGCGAAATGGTCAGCGAATAATGCATCAGGGGCAAAGTCGTCGGCCATCAGTGTCAAATGGTAGCGCACCCTATTGCGGTTGAGCACTCAATGATGACCCTTGATCGAGCCCCTGAAATTAAGAACATGCTCCTCCGCACGCTCCACGTCTTCAAGGACTGCCTACATCATCGATGTCTCATCAGAGTACTCCTTCTCGCCTGACGAGTCATCGGACGCTTGTATATGTTCTCCAAATCAGAATCCATTGCTAGAACGAAGAAGGGACAACTGTTTTTAACTCTGACGATTCATAGAACACTTGCCGGGCATGGTGAGAATAGCAGTAGTGGATGGTACCTGGCGGGGCGGTCGGAGGAGAAGGGTTGAATAGAGACGGAGGAGAACTAGGGTGGAGCCCTGCTGGAGCACTTGAGATGACGGAGATATAGAGTTTCGGCAGGGGTCTGGCGTGATGGCCGGGATAGTGGAGCGGTGGCGAAGCcaagagagaaagaaggaaggggagaAAATGGGAGAACAGAGTCGTGAGGCCCGAGAAGGGTTTTGGATGGGCCGAGGGTGTCGGATTCCTACGTTTTGCGTGTCTGGACTCCCGGAAGCCCCCATTTTTGTCTCCAGAATGCGGGAGAAATCATATATGGACCACCCTGTGCACCGATACATGCCTCGTTGGATGACTCCCACGGTCCGGACTGATGCGGGCGGCTTGTGGGTCCGTGTTGAAGatgcctaagagcatctacagccggacctctCAAACCCATCTCATATGCCCGGGCGGGCGCCCGGTCATTGACCAGTCATGTTTTTTCGACCCACACGAatgcctcaaacgggcctcaaacgcccggccaaaccggcaccccccatatccagcccaaatatgaggcggatatggggGCGTCCAGGCACGCCCGCCATGTCAGACTGACGAAGGGGTCCCTACCGGAAACACCCTCAAACTCGGCAGTCCAAAAATTGTCTCCTCTGTCGGACCGGTGGCGCCGCGTGGCCCAGCTCCGGCGGGCGCGTAGTGCATTGCCCGGCTATTTAAGTCGATCGGCGACACTGAAACCCTAGCACCCATCCACATTTTCCTTCTTCTGTCCGCCGTCGCCGCCTCTTTTCACTCCAACCATACGACTAGTagccatgcccccccccccacgCTGCTGGGTGAGGAGCAAGCCCTTTCTGACACCGCCGGAGCACCGgctcgagctccttgagcagatccagGCTAGGCGTGAAGCCCGGAtcgccgcggggctacctccgAATGCAGTGGGtttggaggaggagttggaggtggaggaggaggaggacgacgacgacaatgaggaggagggggtgagccggaggaggaggatgtggggggaCGCTGGCCACGTGGATCTGCAGGTGGAGCAGCAAgccatcctcgattccctccgGTCGGAGTCGGCTACGGAGGCAAGACGCCGTCGCCGATAGGAGATGAAGGCGCAAGAGGCCGCGGAGGTTGCGGAGATGTTCACCATGGATGAGGTTgagcaggaggaggatgagccggagccctcctacCCGCCCGTCCAGCCGGCGCCCAACACCATCGTCGTAGATATCTCCGATGACGAAAATTAGCTAGGGTAGCACGTAGGTGTAGTACGCAGGATTTCTTTTGCATACTTTATATGGATTTAGGGGTTGAAATATGAGAGAGGTGGATGCAAAGTTGCTAATTTAAGGCGTGCGCTGTCAGTGGCACGTCCGCGAATGTTTGAGAGGCCGGATTTGTCAAGTCCGGATGTAGATGCTCTAAGGGGTGGCGAGCATGAAATGGACAGGGACCGAATCGGGTTTTTTTCCCTGCAAACGACTGTTGAATATATATGGTCCTTCGTTTTTAACTACAATTTTATATTAGATTTTATTTAAttagttcaaatttgattttaaTTAGGAGAACATATTCTTATTTTATGACAAATTTAGTCAACTCGATCGATCACCAGCCGCGCATTAGCATCCTAATAAAATCTGGTGGCGGGGAGCAGAGCGACATGCGTATCCTACGGATCACGGCACGCACCATGTAGTAGTGCACTttgttcatcctcatcctcattTACAAAACCCAGCTGCAGCCAAGGCAGCAGGCAACAGCAAACAGAAGAGGGAAAAAAAACAAGTACGTACGCTACCAGTGAACATGCGGCCTTCATGTTTCATTCGATCGGCACGTACAGGTACAGCGGTACACGGCCTACAAGATGCTGGTGAACATCTGGCTGACCAGGTTCGAGTACGACGCCGGCGCGGCGTTGTCGGGCGCGGACGCCGGCTGCTGCTtgacgacggcgggggcggcggcgccgacCCGGCGGTCGTGCTCCTTGACGAGCTCGTGCGCGAACCGCTCCAGCTTCTCCGCGTTGGTCTGCTCCGCCAGCTTCTTGCCACGGAACAGCACCGACTCCACGTTCTTCTGCGACAGCATCTCCTCCGCCGCCACGcaccccttcgccgccgccgccgcgcatcgGCCGCCCCGCGGCGACCCCATCGCCTGGATGCGGGTGTAGTTGCTTGTCATGTTATGTCCGAACGCCATGGCCACCGCTTGGTCCACCTGGCGGAAAACAAGTCGGAGGAAGAGTTTGCAGTGAGCACGGAGAACAAGATGCGTGCAAGAATGGACCTCGCTTGCGAGCGAAGGTAGAGAATTCTAGTGCGTTGATATTGTCGTCGTACCATGTCGGACACGCCCTCGGCGGCGATCCTGACGATCTCGGACGTCGAcgcgccgccgctgccggccgCGGGGCGCTGCTCGCCCTCGCCGCTGCCGATGGAGATCACCAGCAGGTCCTCCACGCCGGACGCGAGCGGGAACTCGCGCTTGTTGTTGAGCACGTGCGTGATGGCCGCTGCCGTGGGGTTGCCGAGCGCCACGCCGCCGCCCACGGCCACGATGCGGGTCGACCCGTCGCACGACCGCACCTCCACCGCCGAGGAGGACCGGTCCGAACCGGCGCAGGTCGCGGCGCACACGTCTCGCAGGCGGAAGTCGTAGGCCGGCTTCTCGACGGCGTCGGCGCGGGAGAAAAGGAACGGCGCCCCCGTGGCGAGGTCGTAGCACGGGACGAGCACCGGCCGCGCCGTGTCTCGCAGTGTCAggtcgccgaacaccttgcggaaGCCGGCGCCGCCAGCCGGGCGCCGGAGCAGCGCGCGGAGGCTCCCGGACGAGGGCGACCAGCCGCGGCGGAGGCTGCGCACGAGGAACGCGAGCGCGTCCTCCGCGGAGTAGAGCGGCCGCGCGTCGTCCTTGCCGCGGGCCACGAGCATGGCCGCCAGCACGCCGCCGGCGCCAGAGCCCGCGGCCACGTCGAAGAAGTCTGCCAGACGCGCCTTGGGGTCACCGGTGCGCCGCCTCAGGGAAGCCTCCAGCCTCACCAGCGCCGCTCCGGCGAGCAGCCCGTCGGCGGCGCGCCCACCGCCGTCGATCGACAGTATGCACACTTTACCGGCCTGCGCCCGTGGGGGCGTCGCCTTCCCAGACGCTGCCGGTGTATGCGGCGAGGCTCCGCCGAAGAGAAGCTTGGGGTCGTCGTAGCCGAACAGGAACTTGCTCTCGAGGATGGAGAAGATCTCGTAGGTGAGCTTGTCCACGTCCATGGCGGCGGTCGGCCCCACTGGAGCCGCTTCCATTCTCTGCTCTACGCCGGCCGGAGCGCGCGCACGAAGCTGAGAGGAGGCGTTCTGCGTTCTGCTGTGTGCGCACGGGGGGCGGGCGTGGAGAGCAGAGCACCGAGCAGTTGCCGGCATTTTATAGTGGCGGGAAGGTAGAAGGAGGCGTGGGTTCGTGGCGTTGACTCGTCCGGCCCACGGTGGCGCGAGCTGAGACCGGACTCCAGTAATTTATTTTCCTTACTGTACAAGTGATCAGTGTGACAAGGATCGTGACTGTCAGAAGAAGTGTGAGgattttctcaaaaaagaaaaggtGCGAGGaggattgtcaatggtgaattttTTCAAAAATGCTAAACCTACGGGTTTACTACCGCCTACTTTAATGATCTAaagacgctcttatatttctttttaGAGGGAgtactaaacttctctcatgaatTTTAGGGTGGGGGTCATTTTTCCGACTGATAGACGACCACAAATTGCCACATGCATTGTTTCATGGTTAACCAATAATACCCTCGTAAAGCTCTGCATgtgtagcattgccccttttttttcttttacgGGGAGTGAGTTGTTTGATCGATGTCCAATGCGACGTGAAAATAGCTCGAATGGCGATGGATCGGGGTTCGAACGGGTCCAACGCTTCCACACTACATACCGGCTTCATATCGCATTGACCCTCATCAAGATGTTCATGGATAGAAATTTAAGTTTGTAATATTGTGCACATAACCAATGGTTATCCACATCCATGAAGTACCCATCGAAATAACCCATCTTTTTTTGTGGGAAATGAACATTTCATTTATCAGCCATGGTGGTTACATTCAGAGATGACAATGCTAGCTATCTTCACATGGGAGCTTCGAAGCCAACAGGTTGTGCGCTGTTGGAAGCGCCCCATACAAGCAAGGGTGTGACTCGCTACATTTGCATGTCTACTGATTTTAGCTAGACTAATGTTCCTTTCATGAGCCAGAATCCTTCTGATCTCATTGACCTGGTTCGCATAGCTCGAGCGCTCAACATCTTTAGATTGCACCATCTTCAGCAACTCAGCGCAGTCCGTCTCCACAACCAACGGCAAGTTGGACCAGTGAAGCGCAAGTCTAAGCCCTTCGTCCATGGTCGCCATCTCCGGTTCCAGAGGATCACCACAATTAAAGAGCACCCACATTGCGGCGAAGATGACTGCTCCATCATGATCACGTAGGACCATCCCAGCCCCGGCTCTACCATACTCTTTGAAAAAAGCACCATCTATATTCAACTTAGCATAATTCACATTAGGGGCCTTCCATTGCGATGTTGTTGTTGATTCATGTGTGTACTTTGACGTGCATCCCAAGTAATCGATCACTTGCTTACCCTTCATCTGTGTCCTAACGGATAGACTCGTTCGGAGGAACTTGCAGCATCCATAGTTTTGAGATGAGAACGTTAGTCATCTACTTCTTAGATGCTCTTTCGCGCGTGAGATTTGGTACGATATGTTGTTGCCGCTTCTATTGCATAGATAGGTTCACACCTGGCGCTATTGTGACTATCAAGGAGTGGTGGCCGCCAGTGAGTTCTGCAGTCTCGGATCGCAACTAAAAGAAATTTAATGCCCTCATGTGATATATTCTTTGCATGTTGTGGCTCGAGAGGTACAATGGATTTTCTACAAGGTGGAAATTATGCCATCTTGGGTCATCAAGTGAGCAAGGGAGAAGTTTCCTATGTGCAAGTTGGTTAGAACTCACGGAATAGTAGGCACCATGAGTTAGCACTTTAAGTTGTGGGCGGTGGGGTGTGTACTTCTGTGTTTTCACCTCATGTACATATCATAATTTTGTATGTGTGTTCTGCTCTCCTTAATACAAAAGATATGTTGCTAGGTGTTCTTGAAAAAAAAACTCCAAAACAACATATACATGAGCTTAGCAATTTATTCATTTGACAACGACAACATATTATGAAAAGAGAGATAGGATTTACAACTACATATGTGATACATCTATGATGACCACATGTAATATGAAATTAATAAGGCGGTTGATGGAAACTCATGGGCGGGCGATTATACTCACACCTGCCATATGACTAATTGGTTTTACAGAAGTGACAAAGTCGGATACCCATGGATATCCAAGGCACCATTTTGCGTAGCCAGGTAGAGACATAATGAAGCAGGGCATTATTCGCCGAATTGGGAATGACCAGTCTACGGATATCTGGGCTGATAATTGGATCCCAAAAGAGTCTTCTCGACGACAAATTGTATCTCTCTGTTGCTGACCCATTTGTGAAGGTATCTGAGTTATTATGACCAACCATAGCCTCGTGGAACGATAATTTGGTCAGGAGTGTCTTCTTACCCATTGATGCTGATGAGATACTCAGTACCATAGTGTGCACTCGAAACACTGCCGATTTTTGGGCATGGCATCCAGACAAGAGAAAGGCCTATTCACTGTTAGCTAGGCATACAAGTTTATGATCAAGGCCAAAATCCATAGAGAGAATTGGATTGAAGGGAGGAGTGGATCCTCCGATAATGCGAGAGAGGAGAAGTCATGGACTTCGCTATGGAATATCATCGTTCCATCGAAGAACCGAGTGTTTTTGTGGAGACTAGCCCGACATTCCCTACCGACCACTGATGTGCTACACAATCGGAATATGGCATAGGCTAACCAGTTCCCACTATGTGGAGGGGAAGACTCATGGCGGCATGCACTTTTTTCATGCACCATGGCTAGATGTACATGAGCACTCTCAGATGCAGAACTAGCGGATAGGATGATAGATAACAAAGAAGTTGCATCAAAGAACTAGATGTTCAAACTTCGTGAAATTCCGTGTCATGACGGCTTCACTGGGATGTCTATGACCTTATGGGCTATATGGTATGCAAGGCGGAAGGCTATTCACGAGTCAATCTTTGAAAGGCCACATCAAACCTATTCATCTGTCAACTCCTATCTCAATGATTTGATGTCGCTACTAAAGCCAAAACCACAGCTCAACATCATGACAAGTCAAGTGCTTATACTTCCCAACGCTGGCTACCATCACCAGAGGGAGTTATGAAAAAAAATGTTGACGGAGAGGTCGCCCGACAGGGACAGGGAGGTGTCGCAGTCGCGATTTGTCATGGTAATAACGTCCTATACTCGGGATCATCCGCCATGGTCTTCAGTGGTGCTACGGATCCTACggtaccactagtgcagaaccgggcaatagcaccggttcgtaaggccctttagtgccggtttcgtaaccggcgctaaagtgtaggcactaaagccccccccctttagtaccgttcagcacgaaccggtgctaaagggcaaccacgtggcacgagccagcttcgggggcagggagccctttagtaccggttggtgtcaccaaccggtattaaaaggttggggggttttgggtttatgatttctttttcatttaattttgtgttttccatttaattccttttcgtttgctggtattttacgatactacatattgtacacgttatgcatatatataaatagaatttctagtagaaccgatcataatatatatatatatatatatatatatacatatatatatacataaacactattttgctcacgggatcagaataatattctgatcacaatcTGACCTGCCCCACTAGTACTATGTTTAACTTCCctatgaactaggttgaacttccgccaacattgcccaaatggggcttgcgatataccgttggaaagatatggacaccaatatcatgacccaacttaaatttttgccaaaatataagcggtttaagagcagttttgaaaaccgttttttcttcgcacaaaaaacgtgaatcgtattttcgatcgcatttctaaaccgtttatcggaatgaggcatataatatggcgttggaaagctgctgtaaaaccgctccttccacattttgaaagttttctctaattccctatggcttaagagtaatttgaaaaaacgtaaaatttcgtaaaccgaacagctgagttcgttttttcgatgtcatttctaaatggctaatccaatggaggcatatgatatggcgttggaaagcttatgaaaatccgctactttttcatcttgacagtttttttttctaattttgaatggtttaagagtaatttagaaaatgggccaagtcctaccgagtttgtattttcgagctaattttttaaccgtgcgtccgagtgcagcaaatgatatggcgttggaaagcttgaacaaatgcggaactttttggtatgtattgtttctcccaattctttacagttttaagtcagttttgaaaatggcgaaaaacgtattttcgccgtaatttctacaaactttatcggaatggggcaaataatataccgctgaaaagctatggaaaatgcggaactttttcatgttgatggttttctctgattcctagccgttttcaagtaatttcgaaaatggcgggatcatgcgttttgcctttatcgcgaaacagattcttcaaaatgcaccgcgtgaagaacctgaacttctcggcccttgtacctgaacttcactctgtttttcacgtgacttttttgctcgtaggtctccatccactgctcgtaactctccatccattcaccggaattgagcaggtgatatactgatggaaagctgctgtaagcacgcaagtttcccgtgttaatcgttttttcatactcgcgatgattttaaaagtttttcatctaaaattcattcagcgtagtagttgaacttcctgctgttttcacgttgaacttctgtgacgtatttttgtttgtaattttctcatccattcgttagtgttacacaaatgatatttcttttgtatAAACCTATCTCACATTTTTTTAACTTACTTCGgtggaggacttgaacttatatcaacaaacttttagtctttgtttttctattatttttaatataaaatgcacaccatgtagtacgtcaacttctcgcagttatcaatctgaacttctctcagttacgtgaaaatatctgagttttttatgaatttttaaactgattttcttaatccttttttatgaattttgaagcgctctattttcaAAAGTTGACCTTCttgatattttatttttgaac encodes the following:
- the LOC123107943 gene encoding patatin-like protein 3 produces the protein MEAAPVGPTAAMDVDKLTYEIFSILESKFLFGYDDPKLLFGGASPHTPAASGKATPPRAQAGKVCILSIDGGGRAADGLLAGAALVRLEASLRRRTGDPKARLADFFDVAAGSGAGGVLAAMLVARGKDDARPLYSAEDALAFLVRSLRRGWSPSSGSLRALLRRPAGGAGFRKVFGDLTLRDTARPVLVPCYDLATGAPFLFSRADAVEKPAYDFRLRDVCAATCAGSDRSSSAVEVRSCDGSTRIVAVGGGVALGNPTAAAITHVLNNKREFPLASGVEDLLVISIGSGEGEQRPAAGSGGASTSEIVRIAAEGVSDMVDQAVAMAFGHNMTSNYTRIQAMGSPRGGRCAAAAAKGCVAAEEMLSQKNVESVLFRGKKLAEQTNAEKLERFAHELVKEHDRRVGAAAPAVVKQQPASAPDNAAPASYSNLVSQMFTSIL